GCACGCGATGGTCGCCGCGCACGTCGCCGAGGCACCTCCCTCGATCGCCGAGCGTGTGCCCGAGCTCTCGCGTCGGCTGGCGTCGCTGATCATGCGGTGCATCGCCAAATCGCCGGATGATCGGCCGGCGACGGCGCAGGAAGTGGTCGCCGAGCTCGACGAGATCGAGCGGCGCGACTCCGTGCGCGGGGAGCGCGCCGTATCAGAATCGTCTAACGATTCCAGCTTGGGCGATGCGAAGCCGCGCGTGACGAGACGCGCCGTCGCTGGCGCAGCCGTTGTCATCGGCGCGCTCGTGCTGAGCGTAATTGCGACGCGATTCGTTCGCTCGCATCGAACTGTCGAAGCGCTCGGTGTCGTTCACTCCACGGCGGTGCTGCCGCTCGCGGCGCCGGCGGGCGATACCGCGCTGGCCGAGATGGGCGATCAGATCGCTGATGAGTTGAGTCAGACGCTGCGACGTCAGCCTGGTTTGACGGTTTCGTCCCGCCTGTCGGCGTCCGCGTTCCGAAATTCCGCTGCGTCGCCCCGTGACGTCGCCGCGCGATTGCACGCCGACGCGCTCGTCGCGGGCTTGCTGGCGCGCGACGGCCAATACGTGCGCGTCACGTTGAATGTCCTTCGAGGTCGTGATGCGGCGACGGTCGCGACCATCGACGCCAGCACCGATGCGGCGCATGACCTGATCGACGTGCAGCGGCAACTCGCCGATTCGCTCGCACGCCTCGTCGCCGGCGGCGAGGCGGTGTTGCACGGTCCCGGAACCAGGAATGCCGCGGCGTACGATCTGTATCTGCGCGCGCGGTCGCTGGAGTATCATCGCGGCGGCGGATTGCGTCGCGCCGCCGCGCTCTTCGATTCGGCGACGAAGATCGACAGTACGTTCGCCGAGGCATGGGCGGGTCTCGCCGAGTCGTTGTCGCTCCTGCCGCTGTATGAGAATGCTCCTGCCGATTCCGTGCAGATGCCGGCGAGCGCGGCGGCGCAACGCGCGCTGCGCCTCGATAGCCGCCTGGCTGAAGCACATACGGCGATCGGCAACGTGCGGACGACGCAGTGGGATTGGGAGGGCGCCATCACCGCGTTCGAGGAGGCGCGCCGTCTCGATCCGAGCAACGCGAACGCGTTGCAGTATCTCGCCGAGGTGTTGTTTCTGGAGGGGCGCGTGCACGAGGCGATACCGATCGTGCAGCGGGCGATCGAGCTCGACCCACTGTCGCCGGTGCAAGCGGCGGTCATGTCCACGATGTCGCTCTTCGACGGCGAGATCGACACCGCGTACGCGCATGCACGCCGCGCGTACGATCTCGATCCCACGTTTGCCGGTTCGCTCCGCAGCTACGCGCGCGTTCTCTACGCGAAGGACAGCGTCGACAAGGCGCTCGAGCTCCTGGCCCGCTCGCCGGCCGGCGTCACGGGAATCGGCGTATTAGGATTCTATGATGCCATCGCCGGGCGCCGCGCGGCGGCGCTCGACGCGCTACGCCAGCTGGAGCAGGAAGACGCGCGTCATTCCGTGGCGGCGCTCAACGTCGCGCTGGTGTACGTTGGGCTTGGCGACACCGCGCAGGCGTTGCGCTGGATCGAGAAGCTGCCGGCGCGACACGAGATGATGCGCCAATCCACCTCTGTTGCCGACCCGGCGTTCGCACGGCTCTGGCCATCGCCGCGCTTCGCCGCGGTGCTGCGACAATTTGGGCTCGATGCCAGTCAGTATCATCCGCCGGCCACTTCCCTGGGACGAGGCTTTCCGCGATGAAGACACTGTGGAACGAAGCAGACCGAACGGAATTGCGCGACCGCGTTCGCAGACTCGCGCCGTCGGCGACTCCCCAATGGGGGCGAATGAACGCGTTCCAGATGATGGTGCACATCACCGATCAACTGCGCATGAGCCTGGGCGAGCTGAAAGTGGGTCAGCTGCGGAGCATCGCGCGATACGCGCCGCTCAAGCAGTTGCTCATCTACTGGCTACCGTGGCCGAAGGGAGCGCCGACAATGCCTGAGCTCATCGCGCGCCCGCCGGGCGAGTGGACGGGCGAAGTCGACGCGTTCCTCGCGGCGCTCGAGCGGTTCGGCGCGCGTGATCCTCGGCAACCGTGGAGCGAGCATCCGTTGTTCGGCGCGCTGTCACCGCGCGCGTGGGGCGCCTTGGGCTACCGCCACGTGGACCATCATTTTCGGCAGTTCGGAGTCTGATCGCGACTCAGCTTCGCGATCCGAATACCTGTACCGAGCACACGAGCGATCCAGCTTGCAGCTGCGCCACACCGATCTCGGTGTATGCCACATTCAGTATATTAGACCTGTGATCGGGCGAGCTCATCCACATGTCCATGACGTGCTGCGCGTCGGGCGTGTTCGAGCCGGCGAGATTCTCGCCCAGCGCGCGCCAGACATATCCGACCGCATTCGCGCGGTCCTGCATCTGCGGATACGCCGTTCCAGTTTGCGTATGCGACCAGACAGCCGTCTGCGCGATCTCACTGCAGAGAATCGCGGCGGCGCGATCGAGCGACGCGTTCTCGGTGAGCGGCTTGGCGCCTGAAGCGGCGCGCGCCTGATTCGTGAGCGAGATCACCGAGCTGATGGTCGCGGCCGAACCGACCGCGGGCGACGTAGCCGAGACCGGCGTGTTCGGCGCTTCGGACGCGGTCGGGCTCGTTGGGATCACCTCGCAGGCCGCGAGGCCCGCGCATACCAGCGGAACGGCGAGCTCGATCGCACCGCGGAGGGAGGGGAGTCTCATGCTTGAACGACGATTTCGGATCGGCGCCGGTCAGCTCAGCCGTGGGTGTTGTTGATTGTCATCCCGAGCGGCGCTTCGCGCCTCCGCTCGGGATGACACGAGAGCGGAGCGCCTCGCACCTTCACGTCGCTGGACACACTGAGACGATTACATTCCCGGAAACCGCTCCGGAGTGTCGATGGACATCCTGACCTGGCTCATCGTTGGTCTCGTCGCCGGCGTTCTCGCATCGCTCGTTGCCGGCGGCTACGGCCTGATCGCCGACATCGTGATCGGCATCGCCGGCGCGTTCGTCGGCGCGTGGATTCTTCGCCACCTGGGCGCGACGGTCCCGGTCGGCGGACTCGCCGGCGTCATCATCGTGGCGTTCATCGGTGCGGTGGTGCTGCTCGTGCTGCTGCGAATCATTCGCAGCCTCACTCGCTCGTCACCGCCCTGAGGGCGCCACTACCCGCGAGCCTCGGTCGATCCGGCTGACCTCGAATCACTCGGCGAGGAGTTGGGGCGAGTCGCTAGCTCGCGCGCCTCACCCCACTCGCTTCGCCACTTTGCGGCCCCGCTTCTTCGCCGGCGGACGCGGCGCCTCCGGCGTCGGTCTCGGGCCGTCCTTCACGGGCACCGTCGTTGACGGACACGTCTCGATGATCGTGACGATGACTTCCTCGACGTACACCGACGAGAATTCCGTGTTGATGATGCCGCCATCGGTCGTGACGCTCGCGCTCAGGAACACCGACGCGGTGTCGTAGCCCGTTCCTTTACCGCCGGCAGCGGCGCTGATCGTCGAGAGATCGGTGTTGCATTCGCCCGGGAACTCGATCGGCTTCGCTGTCGGCGCCGGCGCGCCGTCCCACTGGGCATAGGCATTCACGCCGGCTTTGTCCTCCGTGCTGTCGTCGTCGATCAGAACCTTGCCGACGAAT
The nucleotide sequence above comes from Gemmatimonadaceae bacterium. Encoded proteins:
- a CDS encoding protein kinase; this translates as MELRDRLQDALGTAYRIERELTGGGMSRVFVAHEQALGRTVVVKVLPPAVAGSVNADRFEREIRLMAQLQHPCIVPLLTVGDFDGLPFYTMPYVAGESLRARLVREGSLPQTEVTGILRDVASALAYAHAQGVVHRDIKPDNVLESGGYAVVTDFGIAKALASARIDAGQAGTLTTVGVTVGTAAYMAPEQALGDPTADHRVDLYALGMTAYELLTGATPFAGRTLHAMVAAHVAEAPPSIAERVPELSRRLASLIMRCIAKSPDDRPATAQEVVAELDEIERRDSVRGERAVSESSNDSSLGDAKPRVTRRAVAGAAVVIGALVLSVIATRFVRSHRTVEALGVVHSTAVLPLAAPAGDTALAEMGDQIADELSQTLRRQPGLTVSSRLSASAFRNSAASPRDVAARLHADALVAGLLARDGQYVRVTLNVLRGRDAATVATIDASTDAAHDLIDVQRQLADSLARLVAGGEAVLHGPGTRNAAAYDLYLRARSLEYHRGGGLRRAAALFDSATKIDSTFAEAWAGLAESLSLLPLYENAPADSVQMPASAAAQRALRLDSRLAEAHTAIGNVRTTQWDWEGAITAFEEARRLDPSNANALQYLAEVLFLEGRVHEAIPIVQRAIELDPLSPVQAAVMSTMSLFDGEIDTAYAHARRAYDLDPTFAGSLRSYARVLYAKDSVDKALELLARSPAGVTGIGVLGFYDAIAGRRAAALDALRQLEQEDARHSVAALNVALVYVGLGDTAQALRWIEKLPARHEMMRQSTSVADPAFARLWPSPRFAAVLRQFGLDASQYHPPATSLGRGFPR
- a CDS encoding DUF1569 domain-containing protein: MKTLWNEADRTELRDRVRRLAPSATPQWGRMNAFQMMVHITDQLRMSLGELKVGQLRSIARYAPLKQLLIYWLPWPKGAPTMPELIARPPGEWTGEVDAFLAALERFGARDPRQPWSEHPLFGALSPRAWGALGYRHVDHHFRQFGV
- a CDS encoding CAP domain-containing protein, whose amino-acid sequence is MRLPSLRGAIELAVPLVCAGLAACEVIPTSPTASEAPNTPVSATSPAVGSAATISSVISLTNQARAASGAKPLTENASLDRAAAILCSEIAQTAVWSHTQTGTAYPQMQDRANAVGYVWRALGENLAGSNTPDAQHVMDMWMSSPDHRSNILNVAYTEIGVAQLQAGSLVCSVQVFGSRS
- a CDS encoding GlsB/YeaQ/YmgE family stress response membrane protein; protein product: MDILTWLIVGLVAGVLASLVAGGYGLIADIVIGIAGAFVGAWILRHLGATVPVGGLAGVIIVAFIGAVVLLVLLRIIRSLTRSSPP